In the Streptomyces fradiae ATCC 10745 = DSM 40063 genome, one interval contains:
- a CDS encoding glycosyltransferase 87 family protein, with protein sequence MKLTSGPRPTLAALWLLTRAVLLLYTFRVVFVPGPDVTTDVSVIYHGWYEVLRGGTYPLDDVTWQYPPAAAFAILSPGLLPFLQYAHAFFLLALVCDAVVFGLLVYAGGRPGKSHAGAWVWLAGVPLLGPTAYARYDIMVTAVAVAALLAGAGHPRTMGVLTGVGALLKVWPALLLAGTAKGRVTRRAWAAAAAAGAAVLAACVWAAPGALAFLTFQRDRGTEVESLGAMVFHVARFLGAWEGEVRLNYGSVEFLGPYVPLVSKAAMALSALALGWLALWRLRARVFGPTALADAAFVAVLLFTTTSRVISPQYMLWLVGLAAVCLVWRGSRMRRAAVMVVVATGVTLLEFPLWFSHVVASDGLGLALLFVRNGLLVAASLEAARQLWRRTVTEPRLRAGGPGARVPAQDQRDGALLSS encoded by the coding sequence ATGAAGCTCACGAGCGGACCGCGGCCGACCCTGGCCGCCCTGTGGCTGCTCACCAGGGCCGTCCTGCTGCTCTACACCTTCAGGGTCGTCTTCGTGCCCGGCCCGGACGTCACCACCGACGTGTCGGTGATCTACCACGGCTGGTACGAGGTGCTGCGCGGCGGCACGTACCCGCTCGACGACGTGACGTGGCAGTACCCGCCGGCCGCCGCGTTCGCGATCCTCTCCCCCGGCCTGCTGCCGTTCCTCCAGTACGCGCACGCCTTCTTCCTGCTGGCCCTGGTGTGCGACGCGGTGGTCTTCGGGCTGCTGGTGTACGCGGGCGGGCGGCCCGGCAAGAGCCACGCGGGCGCCTGGGTGTGGCTGGCGGGGGTCCCGCTGCTGGGGCCGACGGCGTACGCCCGCTACGACATCATGGTCACCGCCGTCGCGGTCGCCGCGCTGCTGGCCGGGGCGGGCCACCCGCGCACGATGGGCGTCCTCACCGGGGTCGGCGCCCTGCTGAAGGTGTGGCCCGCGCTGCTCCTCGCGGGCACCGCGAAGGGCCGGGTCACGCGCCGGGCGTGGGCCGCCGCCGCGGCGGCGGGCGCGGCGGTGCTGGCGGCCTGCGTCTGGGCGGCGCCGGGCGCGCTGGCGTTCCTGACGTTCCAGCGGGACCGGGGCACCGAGGTGGAGTCGCTGGGGGCGATGGTCTTCCACGTGGCGCGGTTCCTCGGCGCCTGGGAGGGGGAGGTGCGGCTGAACTACGGGTCGGTCGAGTTCCTCGGCCCGTACGTGCCGCTGGTCAGCAAGGCCGCGATGGCGCTGTCGGCGCTGGCGCTGGGCTGGCTGGCGCTGTGGCGGCTGCGGGCGCGGGTGTTCGGCCCGACGGCGCTCGCCGACGCGGCGTTCGTGGCGGTGCTGCTGTTCACGACGACGAGCCGGGTGATCAGCCCGCAGTACATGCTGTGGCTGGTCGGGCTGGCGGCGGTGTGCCTGGTGTGGCGGGGCAGCCGGATGCGCCGGGCGGCGGTGATGGTGGTGGTGGCGACCGGGGTGACGCTGCTGGAGTTCCCGCTCTGGTTCTCGCACGTGGTGGCCAGCGACGGGCTGGGGCTGGCGCTGCTGTTCGTCCGCAACGGGCTGCTGGTGGCGGCGTCGCTGGAGGCGGCGCGCCAGCTGTGGCGGCGGACGGTCACCGAGCCCCGGCTGCGCGCCGGCGGGCCCGGGGCGCGGGTGCCCGCGCAGGATCAGCGCGACGGGGCGCTGCTCAGCTCCTGA
- a CDS encoding C40 family peptidase yields MASHRRPPVPGPTRSATRATVLSAAVATAVAALGAAPVRADPAGPADTVRARVDRLYVEAERATEEFNAADERTDTLRAAAGAARRSVARGQERINRMRGALGAVAGAQYRSGGIDPALALMLSEEPDAYLDKAALLDRLGDRQAAALSELRLAQRRLAQERAEATRTLAELERSRAAVARHKREVERRLAAARVLLGSLTSPERAALDRADRADRSGRDGAAPPPSADGAASARAAAAVRAARSALGKPYVWGANGPDAFDCSGLVQWAYARAGVGLPRTSQAQRNAGRHVPLAQARPGDLVTYRSDASHVALYVGGGQVIHAPRPGAPVRYDPVGMMPISAVTRV; encoded by the coding sequence GTGGCGTCCCACCGCCGTCCCCCCGTACCGGGCCCCACCCGGAGTGCCACCCGCGCCACCGTCCTGTCCGCCGCGGTGGCCACGGCGGTGGCCGCCCTCGGCGCCGCCCCGGTGCGGGCCGACCCGGCCGGCCCCGCCGACACCGTACGCGCCCGCGTCGACCGGCTCTACGTGGAGGCGGAGCGGGCCACCGAGGAGTTCAACGCCGCCGACGAGCGCACCGACACCCTCCGGGCGGCCGCCGGGGCCGCCCGCAGGAGCGTGGCGCGCGGCCAGGAGCGCATCAACCGCATGCGCGGCGCCCTCGGCGCCGTCGCGGGCGCCCAGTACCGCTCCGGCGGCATCGACCCGGCCCTCGCCCTGATGCTCTCCGAGGAGCCCGACGCGTACCTCGACAAGGCCGCCCTCCTCGACCGGCTCGGCGACCGGCAGGCCGCCGCCCTGAGCGAACTGCGCCTCGCGCAGCGGAGGCTGGCCCAGGAGCGGGCCGAGGCCACCCGCACCCTCGCGGAACTGGAGCGCAGCCGCGCGGCCGTGGCCCGGCACAAGCGGGAGGTGGAGCGCAGGCTCGCCGCCGCGCGGGTGCTCCTGGGCTCCCTGACGTCGCCCGAGCGGGCCGCCCTCGACCGGGCGGACCGCGCGGACCGCTCGGGCCGCGACGGCGCCGCACCGCCGCCGTCCGCCGACGGGGCCGCCTCGGCCCGCGCCGCCGCCGCCGTGCGGGCCGCCCGGTCGGCGCTCGGCAAGCCGTATGTGTGGGGCGCCAACGGGCCGGACGCCTTCGACTGCTCGGGACTCGTGCAGTGGGCGTACGCCCGCGCCGGGGTCGGGCTGCCGCGCACCTCCCAGGCCCAGCGGAACGCCGGACGCCATGTGCCACTGGCGCAGGCCCGGCCCGGCGACCTCGTCACCTACCGCTCCGACGCCAGCCACGTGGCCCTGTACGTCGGCGGCGGCCAGGTCATCCACGCCCCCCGGCCGGGCGCCCCGGTCCGCTACGACCCGGTGGGGATGATGCCCATCTCGGCGGTGACCCGCGTCTGA
- a CDS encoding C40 family peptidase, translating into MASHRRPKQPSRARVTVLTATAAAAVALTSQTASATPQPTKDQVKEKVDKLHHEAEAATEQFNLADERREKLQQEVTALQDQVARGQEELNELRDSIGAVASAQYRNGGMDPSLQLFLSSNPEDYLDKASAVDQLSAKQAATLRTIQAKQRTLAQQRSEATSKLTDLEDVRKSLGEKKKKYQAKLAEAQKLLNTLTAEERRKMQEEEQRASRDATERVELGNEVPASQRGAAALSAAATQIGKPYVSGAEGPNSYDCSGLTQWAYRQAGVQISRTTFTQHNDGVKIGRSQLKPGDLVFFNNLAHVGLYAGNNTVLHAPKPGANVRYESMNYLGTFQFGVRI; encoded by the coding sequence GTGGCGTCCCACCGTCGACCCAAGCAGCCGAGCCGCGCCCGTGTGACCGTGCTCACCGCGACCGCCGCCGCTGCCGTCGCCCTGACCAGCCAGACCGCTTCGGCCACGCCGCAGCCCACCAAGGACCAGGTCAAGGAGAAGGTCGACAAGCTCCATCACGAGGCCGAGGCGGCCACCGAGCAGTTCAACCTCGCCGACGAGCGCCGCGAGAAGCTCCAGCAGGAGGTCACCGCCCTCCAGGACCAGGTCGCCCGCGGCCAGGAGGAGCTGAACGAGCTGCGCGACAGCATCGGCGCCGTCGCCAGCGCCCAGTACCGCAACGGCGGCATGGACCCCTCGCTCCAGCTCTTCCTCTCCTCCAACCCGGAGGACTACCTGGACAAGGCGTCCGCCGTCGACCAGCTCTCCGCGAAGCAGGCCGCGACGCTGCGCACCATCCAGGCCAAGCAGCGCACGCTCGCCCAGCAGCGCTCCGAGGCCACGTCGAAGCTGACCGACCTCGAGGACGTCCGCAAGTCCCTCGGCGAGAAGAAGAAGAAGTACCAGGCCAAGCTCGCCGAGGCGCAGAAGCTGCTCAACACCCTCACCGCCGAGGAGCGGCGGAAGATGCAGGAGGAGGAGCAGCGCGCCAGCCGCGACGCCACCGAGCGCGTCGAGCTCGGCAACGAGGTCCCGGCCTCGCAGCGCGGCGCCGCCGCCCTCAGCGCCGCCGCCACGCAGATCGGCAAGCCGTACGTCTCCGGCGCCGAGGGCCCCAACTCCTACGACTGCTCCGGCCTCACGCAGTGGGCCTACCGCCAGGCCGGCGTCCAGATCTCCCGCACCACCTTCACGCAGCACAACGACGGCGTGAAGATCGGCCGCAGCCAGCTCAAGCCGGGCGACCTCGTCTTCTTCAACAACCTGGCGCACGTCGGCCTGTACGCGGGCAACAACACCGTCCTGCACGCCCCGAAGCCGGGTGCGAACGTGCGCTACGAGTCGATGAACTACCTCGGTACGTTCCAGTTCGGCGTCCGCATCTGA
- a CDS encoding NYN domain-containing protein, whose protein sequence is MAQPASGAESAGAAGDAAEALDRPLPEAVRRRVVALVAEAFGGLTVAELPAQLRQYARFTPTRRARFAGNAMAAALEADAAFRGRIGDRLRSGQPELAAAVESGAPPAAADPVDVAAAAYVLRPAGWVKLVAAAGEEVQRADAERADEAGRRELERLREELAEARAHTRDETERLRAELEAARREAESLHRKLRSAQSDVKRGEAALRRAREEIDAVRADGAARASAAESETRRLRSRLGEVEAALEASRRAAREGRSVEDVRLRLLLDTVLEAAQGLRRELALPPVSVRPADSVDAVEPGRMSPKDIAARALSETDPALLDQLLALPQAHLVVDGYNVTKTGYPTMPLEKQRLRLLGGLSALAARTGAEVTCVFDGAELAAPVLLAPPRGVRVLFSKPGVTADELIRQLVRAEPPGRPVVVVSSDREVADGVARSGARPVASVMLLKRLSRLS, encoded by the coding sequence GTGGCGCAGCCGGCAAGCGGCGCTGAGTCGGCCGGTGCGGCCGGTGACGCCGCCGAGGCGCTCGACCGCCCGCTGCCCGAGGCGGTACGGCGCCGGGTCGTCGCGCTCGTCGCGGAGGCGTTCGGCGGCCTGACCGTCGCCGAGCTGCCGGCCCAGCTCCGCCAGTACGCCCGCTTCACCCCCACCCGGCGGGCCCGCTTCGCGGGCAACGCGATGGCCGCCGCCCTGGAGGCGGACGCGGCGTTCCGCGGGCGCATCGGCGACCGGCTGCGCTCCGGCCAGCCCGAGCTGGCCGCCGCCGTCGAGTCGGGCGCGCCGCCGGCCGCCGCCGACCCCGTGGACGTGGCGGCCGCCGCGTACGTGCTGCGCCCCGCCGGGTGGGTCAAGCTGGTCGCCGCGGCGGGCGAGGAGGTGCAGCGGGCGGACGCCGAGCGCGCCGACGAGGCGGGCCGCCGCGAACTGGAGCGGCTGCGCGAGGAGCTCGCCGAGGCCCGCGCGCACACCCGCGACGAGACCGAGCGGCTGCGCGCCGAGCTGGAGGCCGCCCGCAGGGAAGCCGAATCGCTTCACCGCAAGCTGCGCAGCGCCCAGAGCGACGTCAAGCGGGGCGAGGCCGCCCTGCGCCGCGCCCGCGAGGAGATCGACGCGGTCCGGGCGGACGGCGCCGCCCGCGCCTCGGCCGCCGAGAGCGAGACGCGCCGCCTCAGGTCCCGCCTCGGGGAGGTCGAGGCCGCCCTGGAGGCCAGCCGCCGCGCCGCCCGCGAGGGCCGCTCGGTGGAGGACGTACGCCTGCGGCTGCTGCTGGACACGGTCCTGGAGGCCGCCCAGGGGCTGCGCCGCGAGCTGGCCCTGCCGCCCGTCTCCGTGCGGCCCGCCGACTCGGTGGACGCGGTGGAGCCCGGCCGGATGTCGCCGAAGGACATCGCCGCCCGCGCGCTGTCCGAGACCGACCCGGCCCTCCTCGACCAGCTCCTCGCGCTGCCGCAGGCCCATCTGGTCGTCGACGGCTACAACGTCACCAAGACCGGCTATCCGACCATGCCGCTGGAGAAGCAGCGGCTGCGGCTCCTCGGCGGGCTCTCCGCGCTCGCCGCGCGCACCGGCGCCGAGGTCACCTGCGTCTTCGACGGCGCCGAACTGGCCGCGCCGGTGCTGCTCGCCCCGCCCCGCGGGGTGCGGGTGCTGTTCTCCAAGCCGGGCGTGACGGCCGACGAGCTGATCCGGCAGCTGGTGCGCGCCGAGCCGCCGGGGCGGCCGGTGGTCGTGGTCTCCAGCGACCGCGAGGTGGCCGACGGGGTCGCCAGGTCCGGGGCCCGGCCGGTCGCGTCCGTGATGCTGCTGAAGCGGCTTTCGCGGCTCTCGTAA
- a CDS encoding rhomboid family intramembrane serine protease, which yields MIAWRGALRRAATGPTVTYGVIGVCALVFVVGPASGLAASYGTGEDLVAAQSAYFRRWGVIPADLLSGAPPALLTPLSALFVHGNWLHLLGNMLFLFVFGAMAEERMGHLRFGVFYVVSGYLALAGYAMVHADSAQTLVGASGAISAVLGAFLYLFPRARVTSLFPFLFFLPLRFPAWIVLVFWFVLQWLAARGAGSGPGVAYLAHLIGFALGFLYAWARYRGIRVKAPAAATEGEGQP from the coding sequence GTGATCGCTTGGCGTGGAGCGTTGCGGCGTGCCGCCACCGGGCCGACGGTGACGTACGGCGTCATCGGGGTGTGCGCGCTGGTCTTCGTGGTCGGCCCGGCGTCCGGCCTCGCGGCCTCGTACGGCACCGGGGAGGACCTGGTCGCCGCCCAGAGCGCGTACTTCCGGCGCTGGGGGGTCATCCCGGCGGACCTGCTGAGCGGCGCCCCGCCCGCGCTGCTCACCCCGCTCAGCGCCCTGTTCGTGCACGGCAACTGGCTGCACCTGCTGGGGAACATGCTGTTCCTGTTCGTCTTCGGCGCGATGGCCGAGGAGCGGATGGGACACCTTCGGTTCGGGGTGTTCTACGTGGTGTCCGGCTACCTGGCGCTGGCCGGGTACGCGATGGTGCACGCGGACAGCGCGCAGACCCTGGTGGGGGCGTCCGGCGCGATCTCCGCGGTGCTCGGGGCGTTCCTGTACCTCTTCCCCAGGGCGCGGGTGACCAGCCTCTTCCCCTTCCTGTTCTTCCTGCCGCTGCGCTTCCCGGCCTGGATCGTCCTGGTCTTCTGGTTCGTGCTCCAGTGGCTGGCCGCGCGCGGGGCGGGCAGCGGGCCGGGGGTCGCCTACCTCGCGCACCTCATCGGCTTCGCGCTGGGGTTCCTGTACGCGTGGGCGCGCTACCGGGGCATTAGAGTGAAGGCCCCAGCAGCGGCCACCGAGGGAGAGGGACAGCCGTGA
- a CDS encoding Lrp/AsnC family transcriptional regulator yields MITAIVLIKTSVDRIPEIAEAIAALDSVSEVFSVTGTYDLVAMVRVPKHENLADIIPGRISKIPGVVATDTHVAFRTYSQHDLEAAFAIGLDA; encoded by the coding sequence GTGATCACCGCGATCGTGCTCATCAAGACCAGCGTGGACCGCATCCCGGAGATCGCGGAGGCCATCGCCGCGCTCGACAGCGTGAGCGAGGTCTTCTCCGTCACCGGGACGTACGACCTGGTCGCCATGGTCCGCGTGCCCAAGCACGAGAACCTGGCCGACATCATCCCCGGCCGCATCAGCAAGATCCCCGGCGTCGTCGCCACGGACACCCACGTCGCGTTCCGCACGTACTCGCAGCACGACCTGGAAGCGGCCTTCGCCATCGGGCTCGACGCCTGA
- a CDS encoding aminotransferase class V-fold PLP-dependent enzyme — translation MPAYPNTACAPAPSAVSAAPSAPAVSAAPSAPAVSSAPSAPAASAAVDGAARAASPAGVVAGADSPAAAPAGAPAGHVPAPAAVLPLPVLGRDVTVPLVTGGEAVYAALDYAASAPALQRVWDDVAAYAPYYGSVHRGAGYLSRLSTELLEDSRRTVAEFLGCRPGDQVVFTRSTTDSLNLLARALPAGCEVFVFETEHHAALLPWRGARVTYLEAPRTPAAAVEALERALVHREPYGPALVCVTGASNVTGELWPVRELAAAAHAHGARIVLDAAQLAPHHPVDVAELDVDWVAFSGHKLYAPFGAGVLAGRADWLREAEPYLAGGGASRSVARRADGGVEALWHTTEARHEAGSPNVIGAYAVASACRALREAGFDALVARERELVERVREGLARVPGVRVLSLFGDDAPRVGVLSFTVEGWSGAHLAAALSAEYGIGVRDGLFCAHPLVRALLGGSEREPAECGAPRAGSGERAAGAVRVSFGAGTPDEHVDRFLRAVRELVADGARWSYRTEDGRCVPERG, via the coding sequence ATGCCCGCGTACCCGAACACCGCCTGCGCCCCGGCCCCTTCGGCCGTCTCCGCCGCCCCTTCCGCCCCGGCCGTCTCCGCCGCCCCCTCCGCCCCGGCCGTCTCCTCTGCCCCTTCCGCCCCGGCCGCCTCCGCCGCCGTCGACGGTGCCGCCCGTGCCGCCTCCCCGGCGGGGGTGGTGGCCGGCGCCGACAGCCCGGCCGCCGCTCCGGCCGGCGCCCCCGCGGGGCACGTCCCCGCCCCGGCCGCCGTCCTGCCGCTGCCCGTGCTCGGCCGGGACGTGACCGTGCCGCTCGTCACCGGCGGGGAGGCCGTCTACGCCGCGCTCGACTACGCGGCCAGCGCCCCCGCGCTCCAGCGGGTGTGGGACGACGTCGCCGCGTACGCCCCGTACTACGGCAGCGTCCACCGGGGCGCCGGGTACCTGTCGCGGCTCTCCACCGAGCTGCTGGAGGACAGCCGCCGCACGGTCGCGGAGTTCCTCGGCTGCCGCCCCGGCGACCAGGTGGTCTTCACCCGCTCGACGACCGACTCGCTCAACCTGCTCGCCCGCGCCCTGCCCGCCGGCTGCGAGGTCTTCGTCTTCGAGACCGAGCACCACGCGGCGCTGCTGCCGTGGCGGGGGGCCCGCGTGACGTACCTGGAGGCGCCGCGCACCCCGGCGGCGGCCGTGGAGGCGCTGGAGCGGGCGCTCGTGCACCGGGAGCCGTACGGGCCCGCGCTGGTGTGCGTGACGGGCGCGTCGAACGTGACCGGCGAGCTGTGGCCGGTACGGGAGCTGGCGGCCGCCGCGCACGCCCACGGGGCGCGGATCGTGCTGGACGCCGCCCAGCTCGCGCCGCACCACCCGGTGGACGTGGCGGAGCTGGACGTGGACTGGGTGGCCTTCTCCGGGCACAAGCTCTACGCCCCGTTCGGCGCCGGGGTGCTCGCCGGGCGGGCCGACTGGCTGCGGGAGGCCGAGCCCTACCTGGCGGGCGGCGGCGCGTCCCGGTCGGTGGCGCGGCGGGCGGACGGCGGGGTGGAGGCGCTCTGGCACACGACGGAGGCCCGCCACGAGGCCGGCTCGCCCAACGTGATCGGCGCCTACGCCGTCGCGTCGGCGTGCCGGGCGCTGCGGGAGGCCGGGTTCGACGCGCTGGTGGCCCGCGAGCGGGAGCTGGTCGAGCGGGTGCGCGAGGGGCTGGCGCGGGTGCCGGGGGTGCGGGTGCTGTCGCTGTTCGGCGACGACGCCCCGCGCGTGGGGGTGCTGTCCTTCACGGTGGAGGGCTGGAGCGGCGCGCACCTCGCGGCGGCGCTCTCCGCCGAGTACGGCATCGGGGTCCGCGACGGGCTGTTCTGCGCGCACCCGCTGGTGCGGGCCCTGCTGGGCGGGTCGGAGCGGGAGCCGGCGGAGTGCGGGGCGCCGCGGGCCGGTTCGGGGGAGCGGGCGGCGGGCGCGGTCCGGGTCAGCTTCGGCGCGGGGACCCCGGACGAACACGTCGACCGCTTCCTGCGGGCCGTGCGCGAGCTGGTCGCGGACGGCGCCCGGTGGAGCTACCGCACGGAGGACGGGCGCTGCGTGCCGGAGCGGGGCTGA
- the trpD gene encoding anthranilate phosphoribosyltransferase, producing the protein MSAVPPAGGSTAAGRSWPAVLDTLLSGRDLDADTTAWAMERILSGEATDAQIAGFAVALRGKGETVEEISGLVRTMYEHARTIEVPGPSVDIVGTGGDGARTVNVSTMSAIVVAGTGAKVVKHGNRAASSASGASDVLEKLGVDLGLSPERVAEVAEEAGITFCFAVTFHPALRHVARARKEMGIRTTFNFLGPLTNPARVRAQATGVADARMAPILAGVLAERGSSALVFRGDDGLDELTTTAGSRVWVVRDGTVREEAFHPRDVGLDVVPVEALRGADASYNADVARRLLAGETGPVRDAVLLNSAAALVALEPADAPLAEQLRAGMAKAAESIDSGAARDVLDRWVRASHR; encoded by the coding sequence ATGAGCGCTGTGCCACCCGCTGGAGGCTCTACCGCGGCGGGCCGCTCCTGGCCCGCCGTCCTCGACACCCTGCTCTCGGGGCGGGACCTCGACGCGGACACGACCGCGTGGGCGATGGAGCGCATCCTCAGCGGGGAGGCCACCGACGCGCAGATCGCCGGGTTCGCGGTGGCGCTGCGAGGCAAGGGCGAGACCGTGGAGGAGATCTCCGGCCTCGTCCGCACCATGTACGAGCACGCCCGCACGATCGAGGTGCCGGGCCCCTCGGTGGACATCGTCGGCACGGGCGGCGACGGCGCCAGGACCGTCAACGTCTCCACGATGTCGGCGATCGTCGTCGCCGGTACGGGCGCGAAGGTCGTCAAGCACGGCAACCGCGCCGCGTCGTCCGCCTCCGGCGCCTCGGACGTGCTGGAGAAGCTGGGCGTCGACCTGGGGCTGTCCCCGGAGCGGGTCGCCGAGGTGGCGGAGGAGGCCGGCATCACCTTCTGCTTCGCCGTCACCTTCCACCCGGCGCTCCGCCATGTCGCCCGCGCCCGCAAGGAGATGGGCATCCGGACCACGTTCAACTTCCTGGGCCCGCTGACCAACCCGGCCCGCGTGCGGGCCCAGGCCACGGGTGTGGCCGACGCCCGGATGGCGCCGATCCTGGCCGGTGTGCTCGCCGAGCGCGGCTCGTCGGCGCTGGTCTTCCGGGGGGACGACGGGCTGGACGAGCTGACCACGACGGCCGGTTCGCGGGTGTGGGTCGTCCGGGACGGGACCGTCCGCGAGGAGGCGTTCCACCCGCGCGACGTCGGCCTCGACGTGGTGCCGGTGGAGGCGCTGCGGGGCGCCGACGCCTCGTACAACGCGGACGTGGCGCGGCGGCTGCTCGCCGGGGAGACCGGGCCCGTGCGGGACGCGGTGCTGCTGAACTCGGCGGCGGCGCTGGTGGCGCTGGAGCCTGCGGACGCGCCGCTGGCCGAGCAGCTGCGGGCCGGTATGGCGAAGGCCGCCGAGTCCATCGACTCGGGCGCGGCCCGCGACGTCCTGGACCGCTGGGTGCGGGCCAGCCACAGGTGA
- the qcrB gene encoding cytochrome bc1 complex cytochrome b subunit has product MSTAKDTTRKAPAGERVADWADGRLGIYSLAKANMRKIFPDHWSFMLGEICLYSFIIIILTGVYLTLFFHPSMNEIVYHGSYVPMQGVRMTEAYASTLDISFDVRGGLLIRQIHHWAALIFIAGMFVHMMRVFFTGAFRKPREINWLFGFLLLVLGMFTGFTGYSLPDDLLSGTGVRFTQGAILSVPIVGTYISMFLFGGEFPGHDMVARFYSIHILLLPGIMLGLVVAHLILVFYHKHTQFAGPGRTNKNVVGMPLLPVYMAKAGGFFFLVFGVIAVIAALFTINPVWALGPYRPDMVSTGAQPDWYMGFAEGLIRAMPGWEITLWGHTLVLGVFIPLVIFGVMLAAIAVYPFIESWITGDKREHHILDRPRNAPTRTGLGVAWVTGYMVMLVGGGNDIVATYFHLSINAVTWFVRIAFFAGPVLAFVITKRICLGLQRRDRDKVLHGRETGIIKRLPHGEFVEVHEPLSQAQLHALTAHEQYVPAEIGPTVDENGVERKPSAAQKLRAKLSKGYYGEGNQVPKATVEEYKEISAGHGHH; this is encoded by the coding sequence ATGAGCACCGCAAAAGACACGACGCGGAAGGCGCCCGCCGGTGAGCGGGTGGCCGACTGGGCGGACGGCCGGCTCGGGATCTACTCCCTGGCCAAGGCCAACATGCGCAAGATCTTCCCGGACCACTGGTCCTTCATGCTGGGTGAGATCTGCCTCTACAGCTTCATCATCATCATCCTCACGGGTGTGTACCTGACGCTGTTCTTCCACCCGAGCATGAACGAGATCGTGTACCACGGCTCGTACGTGCCGATGCAGGGCGTCCGGATGACCGAGGCGTACGCCTCGACGCTGGACATCAGCTTCGACGTGCGCGGCGGTCTGCTGATCCGGCAGATCCACCACTGGGCGGCGCTGATCTTCATCGCCGGCATGTTCGTGCACATGATGCGCGTCTTCTTCACCGGCGCGTTCCGCAAGCCGCGCGAGATCAACTGGCTGTTCGGCTTCCTGCTGCTCGTCCTGGGCATGTTCACCGGTTTCACCGGCTACTCGCTCCCGGACGACCTGCTGTCGGGCACCGGTGTCCGCTTCACCCAGGGCGCGATCCTGTCCGTGCCGATCGTCGGCACGTACATCTCGATGTTCCTCTTCGGAGGCGAGTTCCCCGGCCACGACATGGTCGCCCGGTTCTACTCGATCCACATCCTGCTGCTGCCGGGCATCATGCTCGGCCTCGTGGTGGCGCACCTGATCCTGGTCTTCTACCACAAGCACACGCAGTTCGCGGGCCCCGGCCGCACCAACAAGAACGTGGTCGGCATGCCGCTGCTGCCGGTGTACATGGCCAAGGCCGGCGGCTTCTTCTTCCTGGTGTTCGGTGTCATCGCGGTCATCGCCGCGCTGTTCACCATCAACCCGGTGTGGGCCCTCGGCCCGTACCGCCCGGACATGGTGTCCACCGGCGCCCAGCCCGACTGGTACATGGGCTTCGCCGAGGGTCTCATCCGCGCCATGCCCGGCTGGGAGATCACCCTCTGGGGCCACACCCTGGTCCTGGGCGTCTTCATCCCGCTCGTGATCTTCGGTGTGATGCTGGCCGCCATCGCGGTCTACCCGTTCATCGAGTCGTGGATCACCGGCGACAAGCGCGAGCACCACATCCTGGACCGCCCGCGCAACGCCCCGACCCGCACGGGCCTCGGCGTCGCCTGGGTCACCGGCTACATGGTGATGCTGGTGGGCGGTGGCAACGACATCGTCGCCACCTACTTCCACCTGTCGATCAACGCGGTCACCTGGTTCGTCCGCATCGCGTTCTTCGCCGGACCGGTCCTCGCCTTCGTCATCACCAAGCGGATCTGCCTCGGCCTCCAGCGCCGCGACCGCGACAAGGTGCTGCACGGCCGCGAGACCGGCATCATCAAGCGGCTGCCGCACGGTGAGTTCGTCGAGGTCCACGAGCCGCTCAGCCAGGCGCAGCTGCACGCGCTGACCGCGCACGAGCAGTACGTCCCGGCGGAGATCGGCCCGACGGTCGACGAGAACGGCGTCGAGCGCAAGCCCTCCGCCGCCCAGAAGCTGCGCGCCAAGCTCAGCAAGGGCTACTACGGCGAGGGGAACCAGGTCCCCAAGGCCACGGTGGAGGAGTACAAGGAGATCAGCGCGGGCCACGGCCACCACTGA